From the Lepisosteus oculatus isolate fLepOcu1 chromosome 1, fLepOcu1.hap2, whole genome shotgun sequence genome, one window contains:
- the pank2 gene encoding pantothenate kinase 2, mitochondrial isoform X2, producing the protein MDIGGTLVKLVYFEPKDITAEEEEEEVENLKSIRRYLTSNVAYGSTGIRDVHLELEDLTLCGRKGSLHFIRFPTQDMPAFLQMGRDKHFSSLHTTLCATGGGAYKFEADFRTMADLQLHKLDELDCLIKGVLYVDSLGGHSECYYFENPTDPDLCHQKPYNLENPFPLLLVNIGSGVSILAVYSKDHYKRVTGTSLGGGTFLGLCCLLTGCSTFEEALEMALCGDSTKVDKLVRDIYGGDYERFGLPGWAVASSFGNMVCKEKRESVSKEDLARATLVTITNNIGSITRMCALNENIDRVVFVGNFLRINTLSMKLLAYALDYWSKGQLKALFLKHEGYFGAVGALLELLKPS; encoded by the exons ATGGACATCGGAGGAACCCTGGTCAAGCTGGTGTACTTCGAGCCCAAGGACATCAcggcggaggaggaggaagaggaggtggagaacCTGAAGAGCATCCGCAGGTACCTCACGTCCAACGTGGCCTACGGCTCCACGGGCATCCGGGACGTCCACCTGGAGCTCGAGGACCTCACCCTGTGCGGGCGGAAGGGCAGCCTGCACTTCATCCGGTTCCCCACCCAAGACATGCCCGCCTTCCTCCAGATGGGCAGAGACAAGCACTTCTCCAGCCTGCACACCACGCTCTGTGCCACTGGAGGGGGGGCGTACAAATTCGAGGCCGACTTCCGCACA ATGGCTGACCTCCAGCTGCATAAGCTGGACGAACTGGACTGCCTCATCAAAGGGGTGCTGTATGTCGATTCACTCGGTGGACACTCGGAGTGCTACTATTTTGAAAACCCCACAGATCCTGACCTGTGTCATCAAAAGCCTTACAATCTGGAGAACCCTTTCCCCTTGCTGCTGGTCAACATCGGCTCTGGGGTGAGCATTCTGGCTGTCTATTCCAAAGACCATTACAAACGGGTCACTGGGACCAG TCTCGGAGGTGGGACCTTTCTGGGCCTGTGCTGCCTGTTGACCGGCTGCTCGACGTTCGAGGAGGCGCTGGAGATGGCCCTGTGCGGGGACAGCACCAAGGTGGACAAGCTGGTGCGCGATATCTACGGGGGGGACTACGAGAGGTTTGGGCTCCCAGGCTGGGCTGTGGCATCAAG ctttGGGAACATGGTGTGCAAGGAGAAGCGGGAATCTGTTTCTAAAGAGGACCTGGCCAGAGCAACATTGGTCACCATTACCAATAACATTGGTTCGATAACAAGGATGTGCGCACTGAATGAG AACATTGACAGAGTGGTGTTTGTGGGTAACTTCCTGAGGATAAATACCCTCTCCATGAAGCTCCTGGCGTATGCATTGGACTATTGGTCAAAAGGACAGTTAAAAGCACTTTTCCTGAAGCATGAG ggCTATTTTGGAGCAGTGGGTGCCCTTCTGGAGCTGCTGAAACCATCATAA
- the pank2 gene encoding pantothenate kinase 2, mitochondrial isoform X1, whose translation MELNGYHCEDEAAAEEGEEEEGETAVGKECRPPRTEPAGGVRAEGGPESAVPAAGAAASRQRLPSNSRSRQRLDSLKKNRPPFPWFGMDIGGTLVKLVYFEPKDITAEEEEEEVENLKSIRRYLTSNVAYGSTGIRDVHLELEDLTLCGRKGSLHFIRFPTQDMPAFLQMGRDKHFSSLHTTLCATGGGAYKFEADFRTMADLQLHKLDELDCLIKGVLYVDSLGGHSECYYFENPTDPDLCHQKPYNLENPFPLLLVNIGSGVSILAVYSKDHYKRVTGTSLGGGTFLGLCCLLTGCSTFEEALEMALCGDSTKVDKLVRDIYGGDYERFGLPGWAVASSFGNMVCKEKRESVSKEDLARATLVTITNNIGSITRMCALNENIDRVVFVGNFLRINTLSMKLLAYALDYWSKGQLKALFLKHEGYFGAVGALLELLKPS comes from the exons ATGGAGCTGAATGGCTATCACTGTGAAGACGAAGCAGCCGCAGAGgaaggggaggaggaggagggggagacgGCGGTGGGGAAGGAGTGTCGGCCGCCAAGGACGGAGCCAGCGGGCGGCGTGAGAGCGGAGGGCGGCCCGGAGAGCGCGGTGCCCGCGGCCGGAGCAGCAGCCTCCAGGCAGCGGCTGCCGTCGAACTCCAGGTCCAGGCAAAGGCTCGACTCCCTGAAAAAGAACAGGCCTC cgTTCCCGTGGTTCGGCATGGACATCGGAGGAACCCTGGTCAAGCTGGTGTACTTCGAGCCCAAGGACATCAcggcggaggaggaggaagaggaggtggagaacCTGAAGAGCATCCGCAGGTACCTCACGTCCAACGTGGCCTACGGCTCCACGGGCATCCGGGACGTCCACCTGGAGCTCGAGGACCTCACCCTGTGCGGGCGGAAGGGCAGCCTGCACTTCATCCGGTTCCCCACCCAAGACATGCCCGCCTTCCTCCAGATGGGCAGAGACAAGCACTTCTCCAGCCTGCACACCACGCTCTGTGCCACTGGAGGGGGGGCGTACAAATTCGAGGCCGACTTCCGCACA ATGGCTGACCTCCAGCTGCATAAGCTGGACGAACTGGACTGCCTCATCAAAGGGGTGCTGTATGTCGATTCACTCGGTGGACACTCGGAGTGCTACTATTTTGAAAACCCCACAGATCCTGACCTGTGTCATCAAAAGCCTTACAATCTGGAGAACCCTTTCCCCTTGCTGCTGGTCAACATCGGCTCTGGGGTGAGCATTCTGGCTGTCTATTCCAAAGACCATTACAAACGGGTCACTGGGACCAG TCTCGGAGGTGGGACCTTTCTGGGCCTGTGCTGCCTGTTGACCGGCTGCTCGACGTTCGAGGAGGCGCTGGAGATGGCCCTGTGCGGGGACAGCACCAAGGTGGACAAGCTGGTGCGCGATATCTACGGGGGGGACTACGAGAGGTTTGGGCTCCCAGGCTGGGCTGTGGCATCAAG ctttGGGAACATGGTGTGCAAGGAGAAGCGGGAATCTGTTTCTAAAGAGGACCTGGCCAGAGCAACATTGGTCACCATTACCAATAACATTGGTTCGATAACAAGGATGTGCGCACTGAATGAG AACATTGACAGAGTGGTGTTTGTGGGTAACTTCCTGAGGATAAATACCCTCTCCATGAAGCTCCTGGCGTATGCATTGGACTATTGGTCAAAAGGACAGTTAAAAGCACTTTTCCTGAAGCATGAG ggCTATTTTGGAGCAGTGGGTGCCCTTCTGGAGCTGCTGAAACCATCATAA
- the LOC107076972 gene encoding mitochondrial antiviral-signaling protein-like isoform X1, with translation MTFVSDKLYKEYLRLNMEPFVSKVKPMEILPFLYCLTESDKEEIVAKKDSSGDRVAMQHLLDCLRRRENWPPILIHALEGTEQSILAQGLKDKYESLLARYSKYSPRQPRPPAAAAGSPPPPPQHPSPPTGDPGPFPAAPPAETPTGGAPPPRRAPPPAPAAALSAPQQEVHPSVASPPLPVQSPVSTAETSLPLPSGPPLPPAAAAPSGSVAPPVCRDQSAAKSSNQETASPAAAAHETVTPAKNVTDGGKVAGTNSQPAQGITSQQTPQVKTRPAAIDPTTIPLFPSSTGASANPYDGEFLSKPGTLHSFAHAQVLHAANYQVDHPPIPEELYSGDSARLQISSSYTSCSDCNRSAGASGQEPHHNEPEENHFSSFENTVSSPVQSALANTSFAGAARMPMERSAPSTASWPTQNYTRSAEENPNLTTDVPAVFNEFPETNRSTNVYRTNNELHSLSLSDVRENVVRLFQPSFADNYAGQIRTSLESSPDRLRGPSESREPESGGWGGRARDLLGNHYVQAIGIVAVSFLLWRYMRKWKSSN, from the exons ATGACATTTGTAAGTGACAAATTGTACAAAGAGTACCTTCGGCTCAACATGGAGCCGTTTGTGTCTAAAGTCAAGCCGATGGAGATCCTGCCTTTTCTTTACTGCCTTACTGAGTCAGATAAG gAAGAAATTGTGGCCAAAAAAGATAGCTCAGGCGATCGCGTCGCCATGCAGCATCTACTAGATTGTCTGAGACGCCGGGAGAATTGGCCACCCATTTTAATTCATGCACTGGAGGGAACTGAGCAAAGCATCCTCGCTCAGGGGCTGAAAGACAAATATGAGTCACTTCTAGCTCgatacagtaagtact CTCCTCGTCAGCCACGTCCGCccgctgctgcagctgggagccctccccctcctccccagcACCCCAGTCCGCCCACTGGAGACCCCGGTCCGTTCCCAGCGGCGCCCCCGGCTGAAACTCCCACCGGCGGTGCTCCGCCTCCTCGCCGCGCCCCTCCGCCTGCTCCAGCAGCTGCTCTCTCGGCACCCCAACAAGAGGTCCACCCTTCAGTcgcctctccccctctccctgtcCAGTCACCGGTTTCCACAGCTGAGACCTCCCTGCCCCTCCCCTCGGGACCCCCCCTGCCCCCTGCTGCTGCGGCTCCCTCTGGCTCGGTGGCGCCCCCTGTCTGTCGGGATCAGTCAGCGGCGAAGTCCTCCAATCAAGAAACTGCCTCTCCGGCTGCTGCAGCACACGAGACGGTCACTCCTGCGAAGAATGTCACTGACGGAGGAAAGGTG GCGGGGACAAACAGTCAACCAGCCCAGGGCATCACAAGTCAGCAGACACCTCAAGTGAAGACAAGACCAGCTGCCATCGATCCCACTACCATTCCCCTCTTCCCATCAAGCACTGGGGCTTCGGCCAACCCATACGATGGCGAGTTCCTCAGTAAACCTGGGACACTGCATTCTTTTGCTCATGCACAGGTTCTTCACGCTGCAAACTACCAGGTGGATCATCCTCCAATCCCAGAGGAGCTGTATTCTGGTGATTCTGCTCGTCTTCAGATTAGCTCAAGCTATACCTCCTGCTCTGATTGTAACCGGTCTGCTGGAGCCTCTGGACAGGAGCCTCATCACAATGAGCCTGAAGAGAATCACTTCTCATCCTTTGAGAACACTGTCTCCTCTCCTGTTCAGAGTGCCCTGGCCAACACTTCTTTTGCTGGTGCTGCAAGGATGCCAATGGAAAGATCTGCACCCAGTACAGCAAGCTGGCCAACACAAAACTATACCAGAAGTGCGGAAGAAAACCCCAACTTAACAACAGACGTGCCAGCTGTTTTCAATGAGTTTCCAGAGACCAATAGAAGTACAAATGTTTATAGAACAAATAATGAATTgcactctctgtctctctctgatgTAAGGGAGAACGTAGTGCGTCTCTTTCAGCCCTCCTTTGCTGACAATTATGCAGGGCAAATCCGCACGTCTCTGGAGAGCTCTCCCGACAGGCTCAGGGGACCCTCCGAGTCTCGGGAGCCAGAAAGCGGAGGCTGGGGGGGAAGAGCCCGTGATCTGCTCGGAAACCACTATGTCCAAGCCATCGGAATCGTTGCTGTATCTTTCCTGCTTTGGAGATACATGAGGAAGTGGAAGtcttcaaattaa
- the LOC107076972 gene encoding uncharacterized protein isoform X4, which yields METGAAPRQPRPPAAAAGSPPPPPQHPSPPTGDPGPFPAAPPAETPTGGAPPPRRAPPPAPAAALSAPQQEVHPSVASPPLPVQSPVSTAETSLPLPSGPPLPPAAAAPSGSVAPPVCRDQSAAKSSNQETASPAAAAHETVTPAKNVTDGGKVAGTNSQPAQGITSQQTPQVKTRPAAIDPTTIPLFPSSTGASANPYDGEFLSKPGTLHSFAHAQVLHAANYQVDHPPIPEELYSGDSARLQISSSYTSCSDCNRSAGASGQEPHHNEPEENHFSSFENTVSSPVQSALANTSFAGAARMPMERSAPSTASWPTQNYTRSAEENPNLTTDVPAVFNEFPETNRSTNVYRTNNELHSLSLSDVRENVVRLFQPSFADNYAGQIRTSLESSPDRLRGPSESREPESGGWGGRARDLLGNHYVQAIGIVAVSFLLWRYMRKWKSSN from the exons ATGGAAACAGGGGCAG CTCCTCGTCAGCCACGTCCGCccgctgctgcagctgggagccctccccctcctccccagcACCCCAGTCCGCCCACTGGAGACCCCGGTCCGTTCCCAGCGGCGCCCCCGGCTGAAACTCCCACCGGCGGTGCTCCGCCTCCTCGCCGCGCCCCTCCGCCTGCTCCAGCAGCTGCTCTCTCGGCACCCCAACAAGAGGTCCACCCTTCAGTcgcctctccccctctccctgtcCAGTCACCGGTTTCCACAGCTGAGACCTCCCTGCCCCTCCCCTCGGGACCCCCCCTGCCCCCTGCTGCTGCGGCTCCCTCTGGCTCGGTGGCGCCCCCTGTCTGTCGGGATCAGTCAGCGGCGAAGTCCTCCAATCAAGAAACTGCCTCTCCGGCTGCTGCAGCACACGAGACGGTCACTCCTGCGAAGAATGTCACTGACGGAGGAAAGGTG GCGGGGACAAACAGTCAACCAGCCCAGGGCATCACAAGTCAGCAGACACCTCAAGTGAAGACAAGACCAGCTGCCATCGATCCCACTACCATTCCCCTCTTCCCATCAAGCACTGGGGCTTCGGCCAACCCATACGATGGCGAGTTCCTCAGTAAACCTGGGACACTGCATTCTTTTGCTCATGCACAGGTTCTTCACGCTGCAAACTACCAGGTGGATCATCCTCCAATCCCAGAGGAGCTGTATTCTGGTGATTCTGCTCGTCTTCAGATTAGCTCAAGCTATACCTCCTGCTCTGATTGTAACCGGTCTGCTGGAGCCTCTGGACAGGAGCCTCATCACAATGAGCCTGAAGAGAATCACTTCTCATCCTTTGAGAACACTGTCTCCTCTCCTGTTCAGAGTGCCCTGGCCAACACTTCTTTTGCTGGTGCTGCAAGGATGCCAATGGAAAGATCTGCACCCAGTACAGCAAGCTGGCCAACACAAAACTATACCAGAAGTGCGGAAGAAAACCCCAACTTAACAACAGACGTGCCAGCTGTTTTCAATGAGTTTCCAGAGACCAATAGAAGTACAAATGTTTATAGAACAAATAATGAATTgcactctctgtctctctctgatgTAAGGGAGAACGTAGTGCGTCTCTTTCAGCCCTCCTTTGCTGACAATTATGCAGGGCAAATCCGCACGTCTCTGGAGAGCTCTCCCGACAGGCTCAGGGGACCCTCCGAGTCTCGGGAGCCAGAAAGCGGAGGCTGGGGGGGAAGAGCCCGTGATCTGCTCGGAAACCACTATGTCCAAGCCATCGGAATCGTTGCTGTATCTTTCCTGCTTTGGAGATACATGAGGAAGTGGAAGtcttcaaattaa
- the LOC107076972 gene encoding uncharacterized protein isoform X3 has product MQHLLDCLRRRENWPPILIHALEGTEQSILAQGLKDKYESLLARYSKYSPRQPRPPAAAAGSPPPPPQHPSPPTGDPGPFPAAPPAETPTGGAPPPRRAPPPAPAAALSAPQQEVHPSVASPPLPVQSPVSTAETSLPLPSGPPLPPAAAAPSGSVAPPVCRDQSAAKSSNQETASPAAAAHETVTPAKNVTDGGKVAGTNSQPAQGITSQQTPQVKTRPAAIDPTTIPLFPSSTGASANPYDGEFLSKPGTLHSFAHAQVLHAANYQVDHPPIPEELYSGDSARLQISSSYTSCSDCNRSAGASGQEPHHNEPEENHFSSFENTVSSPVQSALANTSFAGAARMPMERSAPSTASWPTQNYTRSAEENPNLTTDVPAVFNEFPETNRSTNVYRTNNELHSLSLSDVRENVVRLFQPSFADNYAGQIRTSLESSPDRLRGPSESREPESGGWGGRARDLLGNHYVQAIGIVAVSFLLWRYMRKWKSSN; this is encoded by the exons ATGCAGCATCTACTAGATTGTCTGAGACGCCGGGAGAATTGGCCACCCATTTTAATTCATGCACTGGAGGGAACTGAGCAAAGCATCCTCGCTCAGGGGCTGAAAGACAAATATGAGTCACTTCTAGCTCgatacagtaagtact CTCCTCGTCAGCCACGTCCGCccgctgctgcagctgggagccctccccctcctccccagcACCCCAGTCCGCCCACTGGAGACCCCGGTCCGTTCCCAGCGGCGCCCCCGGCTGAAACTCCCACCGGCGGTGCTCCGCCTCCTCGCCGCGCCCCTCCGCCTGCTCCAGCAGCTGCTCTCTCGGCACCCCAACAAGAGGTCCACCCTTCAGTcgcctctccccctctccctgtcCAGTCACCGGTTTCCACAGCTGAGACCTCCCTGCCCCTCCCCTCGGGACCCCCCCTGCCCCCTGCTGCTGCGGCTCCCTCTGGCTCGGTGGCGCCCCCTGTCTGTCGGGATCAGTCAGCGGCGAAGTCCTCCAATCAAGAAACTGCCTCTCCGGCTGCTGCAGCACACGAGACGGTCACTCCTGCGAAGAATGTCACTGACGGAGGAAAGGTG GCGGGGACAAACAGTCAACCAGCCCAGGGCATCACAAGTCAGCAGACACCTCAAGTGAAGACAAGACCAGCTGCCATCGATCCCACTACCATTCCCCTCTTCCCATCAAGCACTGGGGCTTCGGCCAACCCATACGATGGCGAGTTCCTCAGTAAACCTGGGACACTGCATTCTTTTGCTCATGCACAGGTTCTTCACGCTGCAAACTACCAGGTGGATCATCCTCCAATCCCAGAGGAGCTGTATTCTGGTGATTCTGCTCGTCTTCAGATTAGCTCAAGCTATACCTCCTGCTCTGATTGTAACCGGTCTGCTGGAGCCTCTGGACAGGAGCCTCATCACAATGAGCCTGAAGAGAATCACTTCTCATCCTTTGAGAACACTGTCTCCTCTCCTGTTCAGAGTGCCCTGGCCAACACTTCTTTTGCTGGTGCTGCAAGGATGCCAATGGAAAGATCTGCACCCAGTACAGCAAGCTGGCCAACACAAAACTATACCAGAAGTGCGGAAGAAAACCCCAACTTAACAACAGACGTGCCAGCTGTTTTCAATGAGTTTCCAGAGACCAATAGAAGTACAAATGTTTATAGAACAAATAATGAATTgcactctctgtctctctctgatgTAAGGGAGAACGTAGTGCGTCTCTTTCAGCCCTCCTTTGCTGACAATTATGCAGGGCAAATCCGCACGTCTCTGGAGAGCTCTCCCGACAGGCTCAGGGGACCCTCCGAGTCTCGGGAGCCAGAAAGCGGAGGCTGGGGGGGAAGAGCCCGTGATCTGCTCGGAAACCACTATGTCCAAGCCATCGGAATCGTTGCTGTATCTTTCCTGCTTTGGAGATACATGAGGAAGTGGAAGtcttcaaattaa
- the LOC107076972 gene encoding mitochondrial antiviral-signaling protein-like isoform X2, translating to MTFVSDKLYKEYLRLNMEPFVSKVKPMEILPFLYCLTESDKEEIVAKKDSSGDRVAMQHLLDCLRRRENWPPILIHALEGTEQSILAQGLKDKYESLLARYTPRQPRPPAAAAGSPPPPPQHPSPPTGDPGPFPAAPPAETPTGGAPPPRRAPPPAPAAALSAPQQEVHPSVASPPLPVQSPVSTAETSLPLPSGPPLPPAAAAPSGSVAPPVCRDQSAAKSSNQETASPAAAAHETVTPAKNVTDGGKVAGTNSQPAQGITSQQTPQVKTRPAAIDPTTIPLFPSSTGASANPYDGEFLSKPGTLHSFAHAQVLHAANYQVDHPPIPEELYSGDSARLQISSSYTSCSDCNRSAGASGQEPHHNEPEENHFSSFENTVSSPVQSALANTSFAGAARMPMERSAPSTASWPTQNYTRSAEENPNLTTDVPAVFNEFPETNRSTNVYRTNNELHSLSLSDVRENVVRLFQPSFADNYAGQIRTSLESSPDRLRGPSESREPESGGWGGRARDLLGNHYVQAIGIVAVSFLLWRYMRKWKSSN from the exons ATGACATTTGTAAGTGACAAATTGTACAAAGAGTACCTTCGGCTCAACATGGAGCCGTTTGTGTCTAAAGTCAAGCCGATGGAGATCCTGCCTTTTCTTTACTGCCTTACTGAGTCAGATAAG gAAGAAATTGTGGCCAAAAAAGATAGCTCAGGCGATCGCGTCGCCATGCAGCATCTACTAGATTGTCTGAGACGCCGGGAGAATTGGCCACCCATTTTAATTCATGCACTGGAGGGAACTGAGCAAAGCATCCTCGCTCAGGGGCTGAAAGACAAATATGAGTCACTTCTAGCTCgataca CTCCTCGTCAGCCACGTCCGCccgctgctgcagctgggagccctccccctcctccccagcACCCCAGTCCGCCCACTGGAGACCCCGGTCCGTTCCCAGCGGCGCCCCCGGCTGAAACTCCCACCGGCGGTGCTCCGCCTCCTCGCCGCGCCCCTCCGCCTGCTCCAGCAGCTGCTCTCTCGGCACCCCAACAAGAGGTCCACCCTTCAGTcgcctctccccctctccctgtcCAGTCACCGGTTTCCACAGCTGAGACCTCCCTGCCCCTCCCCTCGGGACCCCCCCTGCCCCCTGCTGCTGCGGCTCCCTCTGGCTCGGTGGCGCCCCCTGTCTGTCGGGATCAGTCAGCGGCGAAGTCCTCCAATCAAGAAACTGCCTCTCCGGCTGCTGCAGCACACGAGACGGTCACTCCTGCGAAGAATGTCACTGACGGAGGAAAGGTG GCGGGGACAAACAGTCAACCAGCCCAGGGCATCACAAGTCAGCAGACACCTCAAGTGAAGACAAGACCAGCTGCCATCGATCCCACTACCATTCCCCTCTTCCCATCAAGCACTGGGGCTTCGGCCAACCCATACGATGGCGAGTTCCTCAGTAAACCTGGGACACTGCATTCTTTTGCTCATGCACAGGTTCTTCACGCTGCAAACTACCAGGTGGATCATCCTCCAATCCCAGAGGAGCTGTATTCTGGTGATTCTGCTCGTCTTCAGATTAGCTCAAGCTATACCTCCTGCTCTGATTGTAACCGGTCTGCTGGAGCCTCTGGACAGGAGCCTCATCACAATGAGCCTGAAGAGAATCACTTCTCATCCTTTGAGAACACTGTCTCCTCTCCTGTTCAGAGTGCCCTGGCCAACACTTCTTTTGCTGGTGCTGCAAGGATGCCAATGGAAAGATCTGCACCCAGTACAGCAAGCTGGCCAACACAAAACTATACCAGAAGTGCGGAAGAAAACCCCAACTTAACAACAGACGTGCCAGCTGTTTTCAATGAGTTTCCAGAGACCAATAGAAGTACAAATGTTTATAGAACAAATAATGAATTgcactctctgtctctctctgatgTAAGGGAGAACGTAGTGCGTCTCTTTCAGCCCTCCTTTGCTGACAATTATGCAGGGCAAATCCGCACGTCTCTGGAGAGCTCTCCCGACAGGCTCAGGGGACCCTCCGAGTCTCGGGAGCCAGAAAGCGGAGGCTGGGGGGGAAGAGCCCGTGATCTGCTCGGAAACCACTATGTCCAAGCCATCGGAATCGTTGCTGTATCTTTCCTGCTTTGGAGATACATGAGGAAGTGGAAGtcttcaaattaa